The genomic window GAGAGTATTTCGTGCGATTGCGGAGTCATCAATAATCAGAACACGAATTTTGGGAGGTAACACGGCTCTAACCTTGATTTCAACGGAGCATACTGAGTTGCTCTAATTCATCGGGTGCTAGTAATTGTTCCAAATCAAGGAGAATGACCATTTCTCCTCGAAGATTGGCGAGTCCCTTGACGAACTTAGAGTCTAATTCAGTTGATTCTTCGGGAGTTTCTAAAAGATTTTCTTGCTGCAAATTCACAACATCCACAACAGAATCAACTACTACACCAATCACTTTGCTCTTGATTTGAACAATGATGATGACTGTGAAGGGGCCAGTCTCATATTCAGCCATTTCAAAACGTTTTCGTAGATCCATAATCGGGAGAACCATCCCTCGTAAGTTAATCATCCCCAATAGGAACAATGGCAATCTAGGTACCCTAGTGATGCTCTCCGGATAACTGATGAGTTCACGTACCTGAAGAATTTCGAGTCCATAGGTCTCCTTTCCCAACCGGAAAGTAAGCCACTGTTCTCCATTGTGATGGAGTAGTTGATAATCAAAGTTTTCATCTTCTTCATCTAGAAGACTG from SAR324 cluster bacterium includes these protein-coding regions:
- a CDS encoding chemotaxis protein CheW, whose product is MDFQPHHVLGNFSLLDEEDENFDYQLLHHNGEQWLTFRLGKETYGLEILQVRELISYPESITRVPRLPLFLLGMINLRGMVLPIMDLRKRFEMAEYETGPFTVIIIVQIKSKVIGVVVDSVVDVVNLQQENLLETPEESTELDSKFVKGLANLRGEMVILLDLEQLLAPDELEQLSMLR